One segment of candidate division KSB1 bacterium DNA contains the following:
- a CDS encoding phosphatase PAP2 family protein: protein MVFIIFIILLRVKKNWRFIRDWLPFGFCIAIYTNLHDTVHFANPADVQHWLIKIDQWMFGVQPCVWAERFIHPTLTDIFIAAYANYFVLNICVAVVLYFQKRYQEFRYTLVTTIICYYIGYFLFIIFPAAPPRIVLKPFFTVSLQGHILEPIKHAIEVSAQDSRGAFPSLHCAVSFVSMFFGWRYLRWMFWVMVPMVIMLVVSTIYLRHHYVIDLIAGLGLAFFAFWIGPKVEDWWNQLKKKYGQNAIIG, encoded by the coding sequence GTGGTTTTCATCATTTTCATTATCCTGCTCAGGGTGAAAAAAAACTGGCGCTTTATTCGAGATTGGCTGCCGTTTGGTTTCTGTATTGCGATTTATACAAACCTCCACGATACCGTCCATTTCGCCAACCCAGCCGACGTGCAACATTGGTTGATCAAAATCGATCAATGGATGTTTGGGGTGCAGCCTTGCGTTTGGGCAGAACGCTTCATCCATCCAACTTTGACCGATATCTTCATAGCAGCCTATGCGAACTATTTTGTCCTAAATATCTGTGTCGCCGTGGTGCTCTATTTTCAGAAACGATATCAGGAATTTCGTTATACTTTGGTCACGACTATTATTTGTTATTACATCGGATATTTCCTTTTCATCATTTTTCCCGCTGCGCCACCTCGGATAGTGCTCAAACCCTTTTTCACTGTCAGCTTGCAGGGCCATATTTTGGAGCCAATCAAACATGCTATCGAGGTCTCAGCTCAGGATAGCCGCGGCGCATTTCCCTCCTTGCACTGCGCTGTTAGCTTCGTCTCCATGTTTTTCGGCTGGCGCTACTTGCGCTGGATGTTCTGGGTCATGGTGCCTATGGTGATCATGCTGGTGGTATCCACCATTTACTTGCGCCATCATTATGTCATTGATCTGATCGCTGGACTGGGATTAGCCTTCTTTGCTTTTTGGATTGGTCCGAAGGTGGAGGATTGGTGGAATCAGTTGAAGAAAAAATATGGGCAAAATGCTATTATCGGTTGA